The genomic segment TTGCAGAGCGGCACGTACTGTTTCTGTCGCCTTATCTACGTGACGGCAATCAGTACTAGATGAGGCAGATAGTGAGGCGTacatgtttctgtcttgtgATGAGGCAGGTGCATGCAACTTCAAGCACAAAAATCTATTAGACAAGACATTGTGTTTAGGACATTAATTAATATCAGTAAGACCAGTGGCTTCTTAAAgtgacatttattatatttataagtTAAAGATATTATGTTTTAACTTATGGTATCATTTATACTTTTGGGTGAGGCAGTATAACTTTGGAGATGGCAGGCAGgtactgaaatgtaaaaacctgATATTGTAAACCATTTAGTTAAAAATGCCAAACAAGATCACATGCCTCCTCTTGTGACACTGTGATACTTAATTTATTTGAATCAggatctttttgtcttttttgtgcGTGAGATGCAGGCTGCACTGTGTTTGACCTCCCCTGGTGAAACAGTTACAAGGCATTGACAAGAAACAGGTCTGGGCACAGAAGCTTTTTGAAAAAGGGGGGGAAAAAGTCTTTAGTCTACTCCACACCCAGGAGCTTCAGCTCATGACCCATTTATGCTTTTACTTCTTAGCAAAAAATGTCACTGGATCTGTGAAACATTTCTGTTCTTAGATCCAACAGTTTCCCGTGAAGACGGGACTCACCAATATTTATCGGCCTACGCAAGATCTTAATAACCGCCATGTTTCTGCCTCCCCTGCAACTCCTCTACCTCCCAGTGAGTTGgaaaatgacacacacagtgtatataACCTGTGACCTTTGTCTGAGTTGGTTACATTTATCCTGTTCTATTGTTTAGGTCATCCATGGTGTTATGGTCACTGTGGTATGTATCAGCAAACATTTACACGCAGAAGGGTCACAATGAAAATGCTGGTAGAATATaatgttaattatatttttttctatacacatttttttctatacAGAGTACAGTGTGTCCCACTGGGACCTTCTGCCTCACTCCTCCTGTGGTGGTTCACACCAGTCACCTGTTAATATAGTAGCACACGGCGCTGTGAGGGATAAGCGACTTAATGCCTTTACCTATACAAATTTTGACAACAGAAGTGCCATCAAGTCCATCAGTAACTCAGGCCACACAGGTAGGAAATTATGAACTGGGAAGTGTGAATATTGAtttcaacaaaagaaaaatcccTTTTGGaatacttttttaaatgcatattCATCAATACCATCAATTCAAACTGatggaaatgtacattttacacatttatttgtgttcacTAAACGCCGTAGTGATGTGTGAACTGAGGGAGGACCTGTTGGAAGTATCAGGAGGAGGTTTGGGACACGTCTATTCAACCTTTCAGTTGCATTTCCACTGGGGAACAGCACAAGAGTCGGGCTCAGAGCACACGGTGGATTCCAAAAGATATACAATGGAGGTAGCATCAAGCACTGAACTACTGCCATGCTTTGCAAGGCACTGTTTTGTAATAGGTTCTTGTCTCCTCTCATGTACTCAATTTCAATTATCTTTGCCCAGATGCACATAGTGAGCAAGAGGAAGGATTTAACTTTGGATGAGGCATTGCAAACTCCTAATGGCCTGGCAGTACTCGGATTCTTTATCGAGGTAATGTTCAATCTGTGGTTCTGAGCACGTGTTCAGTGTCTTGAGTTTACGCACTGAAAACATTATAGATACAGCCAGAATGCATGTTAATGCCCCTGGTTTCTTCTGTTGGACACCATTCTGCCACATTGCAATGCATGAATCAAATGGTGCCATTGCTCACAGCCCCAAAGCACAAAGTTCTTAAACGGTTTATTATGTCTTAGATGTTATTAACgttatacagttatataaaGAATTTCACCTAACTACTTgtctaaaattacatttaagttGTAAATAACTGCAATCTGGTtattataaagaaaatgtttcccTTCAACACAATACCGTTATAACATTTGGTGCAGGGCTGTTGTAAGTGGCAGTTAAATACAAGAACATGAACAGGCctgaaaatagttttaaatgtttgtctccACAGTCACATCCGAAATCAAGTCCGTCTGTAACAAATGCCTGGGAAACGCTGACCAGCTACCTGCCTGCTATTCAGAACATCAGTGAGTGCCCACTtgtttacatataaaaatatgaagtCAATGTGGACAACAATGTGCCTCATCATCTTGTGCATTTTGATTTCGCCGCAGGCTCAGCAGTTGACGTCAAAGCAAACCTCTCCATTGATGACCTGCTTGGCAACGTGAACCGAGCTGCATATTATCGCTACAACGGCTCCTTAACCACACCTTCATGTAATGAAGCTGTGGTTTGGACTGTGTTTGAGGAATCTGTCAAGGTGGATCAAAATCTGGTATGTGCTATCGCTTCCTCTGAAATGCTCATGTGATTGCACATCACTGATTATGTGAAGGGTTTGAAATGAAACCATGACATacataaaagataaaattaTAGCTCTTGAATCTTGATTGGGTATTCAGGAAAGAGATTAACCTGTGACTGCGCAATATAGTTAACAATattaattcaaaacaaacactgcaagCTAAAGAATCTCATCTCTTTCATTAGTTGTTGAATAAACAACAATCATATCTGTAAAGCTCATGATTGTATAATTATTTGCACTGGTGTCACcactttaatttacagtatgacTATTAGTTGCCTAATTAAATAAGGCTGAATTTGTGCTAAACAACATCTACACATTCTGAAATTTCCTTTAATTCCACCAGATAACGATGTTCCCAAGTCAGATAGGATATTTCAATGTGTTTCGACCCACGCAGTCCCTTAATGGGAGGACAATCTACACCACCAAATCATCATCAAGTGCACCTGGACCCATCATGATGTTCCCGCTGCTGGCATGTCTGCACCTTTTTGTATAATGTAAACTTAAAATGATCTAATTAGAATTgcggtttaaaaaaaaaaaaaaaaaaaaaaaaagtatctgcACTTATTGTCTATTTTGCACTGTTCACGTTATCATTTG from the Anabas testudineus chromosome 19, fAnaTes1.2, whole genome shotgun sequence genome contains:
- the LOC113156480 gene encoding carbonic anhydrase 4-like, with product MYQSSLLLCLCLGAVLKCAAGAEWCYTGCAHTPTNWGDLPGSFCGGKRQSPIDIITSKVQKDPDLVNFSFVNMSQPVKSIKNNGHTVQCTLEDVQINGGGLNGTYSTTQFHLHWGDTEHHPGSEHMIDGERYPMEMHVVSVKKGLTLEEALADPQGIAVLGFFINGTDDGDLSGPWSVLTSLLPNATATVIPVIENLTLDDLIGNVDLTKFYRYMGSLTTPNCTEAVAWTVFHEPININKNLIQQFPVKTGLTNIYRPTQDLNNRHVSASPATPLPPSHPWCYGHCEYSVSHWDLLPHSSCGGSHQSPVNIVAHGAVRDKRLNAFTYTNFDNRSAIKSISNSGHTVMCELREDLLEVSGGGLGHVYSTFQLHFHWGTAQESGSEHTVDSKRYTMEMHIVSKRKDLTLDEALQTPNGLAVLGFFIESHPKSSPSVTNAWETLTSYLPAIQNISSAVDVKANLSIDDLLGNVNRAAYYRYNGSLTTPSCNEAVVWTVFEESVKVDQNLITMFPSQIGYFNVFRPTQSLNGRTIYTTKSSSSAPGPIMMFPLLACLHLFV